AAAGGCCTTTTCGTCGTCGTCGAGCTGCTGACCGAGCTCGAGCGCGCGGATGTAGTTCTCCTCGACCTCCTGCACCGCGTAGCCCTTGGCGGAGATCAGCGCGTTGCCGAGCGCGATGCGCAGCTCGAGCTCCATCTCGTCCGCGCCCTGCATGCGCGCATTGGCGTGCACGACGCTCAAGCCCCGGCGCAGGTGACCGATTGCCTCCAGATTGCCGCCGCTCCTTGCCGCCTGCTTGCCGGCCTTGAGCCAGAAGCTTGCCGCGCCCTCGCTCTGGCCGGACTCGGTCAGGTGATGGGCGAGCAGCTCCGGTTCGCGCTCGGTCCTCTCCGGATACATCTCGGCGAGCACCTGGGCGATCCGCGAATGCAGCTTGCGCCGCTCGCTGTGCAAGAGGCTGTCATGCGCGGCGTTCTGGATCATCACGTGCTTGAACGAATAGAGCGCGTCCGGCGGATGGCCGCGGCGCATGATCAGCCCCGCCTGCTCCAGATGATTGAGCGCGGCCTCGATCTGCTCGGCCGGCGTGTTGGCGACGGCATGCAGCGTCTCGTAGGAGAACTCACGGCCGATGGTGGCGCCGATCTGGGCGATCCGCTTGAACGGGCCCATGCGGTCCAGCCGCGCCATCAGCGAGTCGGTCAGGGTTGCCGGGATTGCAAGCTGCCGCCACGGGCCCGACAGGACGTAGCGCCCGTGCCGCTCGGTCAAGAGGTTGGATTCCAGGACGGTCTTCGTGAGCTCTTCCAAGAACAACGGCACGCCGTCGGTCTTGACGATGATCTCCTCGACGACCTCCTTGGGCATCTCTCTGCCGGCGACGCGCTCCACCAGCGTCGTGCGCAACTGCCGGCTCAGGCGGTTGAGCACCAGCGTCGTGATGTGCGAATGCGCGTTCCAGCTCGGCTGGAATTCGGACCGCGCGGTAATGATGACCAGGATCGGCCGGTTCTGCGCCCGATCGACCAGAAGGTCGATCACCTCACGGGAGGTCGGATCGATCCAGTGCAGATCCTCGAATGCGATCACGAGCGGCATCTCGCGCGCAAGGCCCAGGAAGTGATTGACCAGTGCCGCGACGGTGGCGTCCTTCTGCTGCTGCGGTGACAGCTCGAGCGGCGGATAGCGGTCTGCGGTCGGTATCGACAGCAGCGCGGCAAACAGCGGCGTAATCTGCTCGATGTCGCCATGAGCGGCGGCGATCGCGGTCTCGAGGCTCGTCAGCGACAGTGCGGACGGATCATCGCGGTCGAGGCCGAGGGAGAATCTGAGCTGCTCGGCGAACGGATAGAGCGCCGTGGACGTGTAGTAGGGCGAGCACTGGAAAGAGACCTGTCCGTGACGGTCGCCCGAGATCCGCTCGAAGATTTCCTGGATGATGCGCGACTTGCCGATGCCAGGTTCGCCGAACTTGACGACGACCTGGCCGTCGCCGTCCTTGGCCTGCTGCCAGCGGCCCATCAGCAGCGCGATCTCCTCCTCGCGGTTGACGAGCGGCGTCAGCCGCGTGCCCATGGCGGCCGCGAAACGTGTTTCCACCCGCGAGGCGCGCATCACGTGCCAGGCCTGGGCCTTCTCGGAGATTCCCTTCAGATCATGGACGCCGAGATTGCGGAACTCGAACTTCCCTTTCAGCAGCGAGTGGGTCGAGGCGGAGATCACCACGCCATTGGGCGGCGCCAGGCCTTGCAGGCGCGCGGCGAGGTTGACGGTCTCGCCGACCGCGGAGTCGCGCTCTTCGGTCCCCTGCCCG
The nucleotide sequence above comes from Bradyrhizobium sp. NDS-1. Encoded proteins:
- a CDS encoding AAA family ATPase gives rise to the protein MLENEPDTGTEGGLKRWLEGIGLGHYSDLFAQHRLDLDVMGDLTESDLVELGLPLGDRKRLQRAMAALFEAETAQAPAATVRPQIRTEVGAERRQLTTMFCDMVDSTSLSVQFDPEDVRDMIASFRETCVRVVKHYEGFAARFVGDGILVYFGYPTAHEDDAERAVRAGLEIVRVLSTARAIEPRGALSHSPAVRIGIATGLVVVGDLIGQGTEERDSAVGETVNLAARLQGLAPPNGVVISASTHSLLKGKFEFRNLGVHDLKGISEKAQAWHVMRASRVETRFAAAMGTRLTPLVNREEEIALLMGRWQQAKDGDGQVVVKFGEPGIGKSRIIQEIFERISGDRHGQVSFQCSPYYTSTALYPFAEQLRFSLGLDRDDPSALSLTSLETAIAAAHGDIEQITPLFAALLSIPTADRYPPLELSPQQQKDATVAALVNHFLGLAREMPLVIAFEDLHWIDPTSREVIDLLVDRAQNRPILVIITARSEFQPSWNAHSHITTLVLNRLSRQLRTTLVERVAGREMPKEVVEEIIVKTDGVPLFLEELTKTVLESNLLTERHGRYVLSGPWRQLAIPATLTDSLMARLDRMGPFKRIAQIGATIGREFSYETLHAVANTPAEQIEAALNHLEQAGLIMRRGHPPDALYSFKHVMIQNAAHDSLLHSERRKLHSRIAQVLAEMYPERTEREPELLAHHLTESGQSEGAASFWLKAGKQAARSGGNLEAIGHLRRGLSVVHANARMQGADEMELELRIALGNALISAKGYAVQEVEENYIRALELGQQLDDDEKAFAATRGLWVCHFIRADLSRAHDLSVELLKFAKRERLNERAQPAQQTGYLMEAHRSIAMTMLYRGRFAASQHHLHRCINLYSPDLHADLMERHGTDPGVVSLSYLGYLLWFLGRPDAARQHSEQAIANAEKIRHPFTLAFALVFGAYLCQHLRDVEGTRDYANRAMIIATEHSFLHWKQQAAILRGWALAQLGEADEGLSQMRFGLDEYEAMDSWLAGCWFRCLLAEAYAKVGMREAALRALDGALATARRTGDHSYLAEVYRLQGEITLSDGDPASMQEAVDLFTLSLEVARKQGALSWELRTAVSLARLSLDAGKREHASLLLVPIVGKFSEGFDTPDLKQAMELVNELGADALVANGPMR